Proteins encoded together in one Deltaproteobacteria bacterium window:
- a CDS encoding extracellular solute-binding protein — protein sequence MLVKLSGARLMNQYFSALRASLRRFIPPLKKGGMGGFSFVHKIQIPLVPPFSKGEVGVISAVFLFLGLGIADAQTKKPMTLAELAAYTGTDREQRLIAGAKGEGKVTWYTSLAGSSYKDLASGFEKKYGIKIEPYRGTSTDIMTKVTAEAQAKQIIADVIETTLPTLRYLRENKLLIPYTSVHLAKYPAHAKESAGKGLVYWGIDRETYMGVGYNTNLIPASAVPKNYGDLLKPELKGKIGFVSNETGTRTLGAILKIKGEEFVKKLRVQDIALHNVSGRAMADLVMSGEVALSPTIFRDHALEAKAKGAPIDWAAMEVVPTNAGGVSLVAQAPHSFAAVLLTDFLLGPEAAKILGDLEYGSVFKPVSYKLWYPEAGMSTAQYDKAAERWEKLLREIGRKQQM from the coding sequence ATGCTGGTAAAACTTTCAGGCGCGAGATTGATGAATCAATATTTCAGTGCCTTGCGCGCATCGCTCCGTCGATTTATCCCCCCTTTGAAAAAGGGGGGCATGGGGGGATTTTCTTTTGTGCACAAAATTCAAATCCCCCTCGTTCCCCCTTTTTCAAAGGGGGAGGTCGGAGTTATCTCGGCGGTCTTTTTGTTCTTGGGACTCGGCATTGCCGATGCGCAGACCAAGAAGCCAATGACGCTTGCCGAGCTCGCCGCCTACACCGGCACGGACCGCGAGCAACGTTTGATCGCCGGCGCCAAGGGCGAGGGCAAAGTGACTTGGTACACTTCGCTGGCCGGGAGCTCGTACAAAGATTTGGCTTCGGGCTTCGAGAAAAAATACGGCATCAAGATCGAACCGTACCGCGGCACCAGTACCGATATCATGACCAAAGTGACCGCCGAGGCGCAGGCAAAGCAGATCATCGCCGACGTGATCGAGACCACCTTGCCGACGCTGCGCTACTTGCGCGAGAATAAATTGCTGATTCCTTACACCTCGGTTCATTTGGCCAAATATCCGGCGCACGCAAAAGAGAGCGCCGGCAAAGGTTTGGTCTATTGGGGCATCGACCGCGAGACTTACATGGGTGTCGGTTACAACACGAATTTAATTCCCGCATCGGCGGTGCCGAAAAATTACGGCGATCTTTTGAAGCCGGAGCTAAAAGGCAAAATCGGTTTCGTTTCCAACGAGACCGGCACGCGCACGCTGGGGGCGATTCTCAAGATCAAAGGCGAAGAGTTCGTCAAGAAATTGCGCGTGCAAGACATCGCTTTACACAACGTCTCCGGCCGGGCGATGGCGGATTTGGTCATGTCTGGTGAAGTCGCGTTGTCGCCGACGATCTTCCGCGATCATGCGCTGGAAGCGAAGGCGAAAGGCGCGCCGATCGACTGGGCGGCGATGGAGGTGGTGCCGACCAACGCCGGCGGTGTTTCGCTGGTCGCGCAAGCACCGCATTCTTTTGCCGCGGTCTTGCTAACCGACTTTCTCCTCGGTCCCGAAGCCGCGAAAATTCTCGGCGATTTGGAATACGGCAGCGTGTTCAAGCCGGTGAGCTACAAACTTTGGTATCCGGAAGCCGGTATGTCGACGGCTCAGTACGACAAAGCCGCGGAGCGCTGGGAGAAGTTGTTGCGCGAGATCGGGCGCAAACAGCAGATGTGA
- a CDS encoding biotin carboxyl carrier protein translates to MDEVRIVDTTLRDGDISLWAYGMTTGMMLPALRHLDEAGFDSMEFFLSLRFKKFVREHKEDPWDWLRLGTKEIKKTRLRYHGGLHSGFEWIPDCIRRLVIQTVAKYGIDLTRTSNYWNDFVALGKEAAELRKLGMESVVNLIYSISPRHTDAYYAQKARDAAAIKPYRICFKDVGGMLTPERTRTLVRLIKQSTGDIPLEFHAHCNNGLAPFNLLEAVKEGIRIVHTAIPPLANGSSQPSVFNVASNLRALGFQPSVNLDALPPVSAHFSRIAQEEGLPIGAPREYDQNWYAHQVPGGMISNLRHQLKVMGKEDKLQEVLEETAQVRAELGYPIMVTPFAQFVGSQAAINVIVGERYKEVTDQVIQYALGLWGTEGSDNMDGAAKAKILNRPRAREIEKIVHPEPTLAEVRKQYGGPHLSDEELLLRFYAGPEFVDALKLAPPRKEYLDARKPLVRLVEEISKKKLGHVYIRKGDFSLTIQRGE, encoded by the coding sequence ATGGACGAAGTTCGGATCGTCGATACTACTTTGCGCGATGGCGATATCAGTCTCTGGGCTTATGGCATGACGACCGGGATGATGCTGCCGGCGCTGCGTCATTTGGATGAGGCCGGATTCGACTCGATGGAATTCTTTTTGAGTCTGCGCTTCAAGAAATTTGTTCGCGAGCACAAGGAAGATCCGTGGGATTGGCTGCGGCTCGGCACTAAGGAGATCAAGAAGACCCGCTTACGCTATCACGGCGGGCTGCACAGCGGCTTCGAATGGATTCCCGACTGCATCCGCCGGCTGGTGATTCAAACCGTCGCCAAGTATGGCATCGATCTGACGCGCACGTCGAATTACTGGAACGACTTCGTCGCGCTGGGCAAAGAAGCAGCGGAGCTGCGCAAGCTCGGCATGGAATCGGTGGTGAATTTGATTTACTCGATCTCGCCGCGCCATACCGACGCGTACTACGCGCAGAAGGCGCGCGACGCGGCGGCGATCAAGCCGTATCGCATCTGCTTCAAAGATGTCGGCGGCATGCTCACGCCGGAGCGCACGCGGACGTTGGTTCGGCTGATCAAGCAAAGCACGGGCGATATTCCGCTGGAGTTTCATGCGCACTGCAATAATGGCCTGGCGCCGTTCAATCTGCTCGAAGCGGTGAAGGAAGGCATTCGCATCGTCCACACGGCGATCCCGCCGTTGGCCAACGGTTCGTCTCAGCCTTCGGTATTCAACGTCGCGAGCAATTTGCGCGCGCTCGGATTTCAGCCGTCGGTCAATCTCGATGCGCTGCCGCCGGTGAGCGCGCATTTTTCGCGCATCGCGCAGGAAGAGGGATTGCCCATCGGCGCGCCGCGCGAATACGACCAGAACTGGTACGCGCACCAAGTGCCGGGCGGGATGATTTCCAACTTGCGCCATCAACTAAAAGTTATGGGCAAAGAGGACAAGCTCCAGGAAGTGCTCGAAGAGACGGCGCAGGTGCGCGCCGAGCTTGGCTATCCGATCATGGTGACGCCGTTCGCGCAGTTCGTTGGCAGCCAGGCGGCGATCAACGTGATCGTCGGCGAGCGCTATAAAGAAGTAACCGATCAGGTGATTCAATACGCGCTCGGTTTGTGGGGGACGGAAGGCAGCGACAACATGGACGGGGCGGCGAAAGCGAAGATTCTCAACCGGCCGCGCGCGCGTGAGATCGAGAAGATTGTGCATCCCGAGCCGACGCTCGCGGAAGTGCGCAAGCAATATGGCGGGCCACATCTTTCTGACGAAGAATTGCTATTGCGCTTCTACGCCGGGCCGGAGTTCGTCGACGCGTTGAAGCTCGCGCCGCCGCGCAAGGAATATTTGGACGCGCGCAAACCGCTGGTGCGTTTGGTCGAAGAGATAAGCAAGAAGAAACTGGGCCACGTTTACATTCGCAAGGGCGATTTCTCGCTGACGATCCAGCGTGGCGAGTGA
- a CDS encoding DUF4160 domain-containing protein: protein MPILSMFYGVVVRMYFFDDKQHHVPHVHAEYSGREAVFSIVSGELLAGELPSGKARLVQAWIEIHGVELQAAWELAVNGEEVFRIDPLK, encoded by the coding sequence ATGCCGATTCTATCCATGTTTTACGGCGTCGTGGTGCGGATGTATTTCTTCGACGACAAGCAGCACCATGTCCCCCATGTTCATGCCGAGTATTCCGGCCGTGAGGCCGTGTTTTCAATTGTGAGCGGAGAGTTGCTAGCCGGTGAACTGCCCTCCGGGAAAGCAAGGCTAGTGCAAGCGTGGATCGAAATCCACGGTGTCGAGCTGCAAGCCGCATGGGAGTTGGCCGTCAACGGCGAAGAGGTGTTTAGAATCGACCCACTGAAGTAG
- a CDS encoding DUF2442 domain-containing protein, whose protein sequence is MNPHVKYVRPLDDYELEVSFENGESRRFDVKPYLGRGIFVRLRDLTLFRGVRVIAGSIEWPGGLDLSYDTLYVDGQPNIAPALKAEQGHAPDD, encoded by the coding sequence ATGAATCCACACGTCAAATATGTCCGTCCTTTGGACGACTACGAATTAGAGGTCTCGTTCGAGAACGGCGAATCGCGGAGATTCGACGTGAAACCTTATCTCGGACGCGGAATTTTCGTGCGTCTCCGCGACCTCACACTCTTTCGCGGGGTTAGGGTCATTGCGGGTTCTATCGAGTGGCCCGGAGGGCTCGATCTGAGCTATGACACACTCTACGTCGACGGCCAGCCGAATATTGCACCGGCACTGAAAGCCGAACAAGGCCATGCACCCGACGACTAG